The Acidobacteriota bacterium genome includes a region encoding these proteins:
- the rpiB gene encoding ribose 5-phosphate isomerase B: MTPMRIAVAADHAGYPLKAIVIADLEAAGHDVRDLGTHDPAKPDDYPDFAESVCGALRKKEADRGIVICGSGVGVTVAANKFPGVRAGLCHDTYSAHQGVEHDDMNVLCLGARIIGQEVAREIVGAFSRARYTGEERHARRLRKVLDIEARYMKGD, encoded by the coding sequence ATGACGCCGATGCGCATCGCCGTCGCGGCCGATCACGCCGGCTACCCACTCAAGGCGATCGTCATCGCGGATCTCGAGGCCGCCGGGCACGACGTGCGCGATCTCGGAACGCACGACCCGGCGAAGCCCGACGACTACCCCGACTTCGCGGAGAGCGTCTGCGGCGCGCTCAGGAAGAAGGAGGCCGACCGCGGCATCGTCATCTGCGGGAGCGGCGTCGGCGTCACGGTCGCCGCGAACAAGTTCCCGGGGGTGCGCGCCGGCCTCTGCCACGACACCTACTCGGCCCACCAGGGGGTGGAGCACGACGACATGAACGTTCTGTGCCTCGGCGCGCGCATCATCGGCCAGGAGGTCGCCCGCGAAATCGTTGGCGCCTTCTCCCGCGCGCGCTACACCGGCGAGGAGCGCCACGCCCGCCGCCTCCGAAAGGTCCTCGACATCGAAGCGAGATACATGAAGGGAGACTGA